The Fusarium falciforme chromosome 14, complete sequence sequence GGCAATGGCAGCTCACCACGCCAAAGACGGCATCCGAGTCAATTGCGTTTGTCCTGGGGTAAGTAACCAGCAATCTTTGGTGAGCTCTGCTGACTGCGTCCAGATGCTGTACACGCCAATGATGTACGCTAAGGGCATGTCCGAGGAGGCGAGGGAAGCTAGGAAAGCCCGAAGCTTACTGGGTACTGAGGGAACAGGATGGGATGCTGCCTGTGCCGTTGTTTTTCTCGCAAGTAACCACGCCAGGTGGATCACAGGAGCGATATTGCCGGTGGATGCTGGAGCTACCGCTGCAGTTGGAATAGGCATGCCGGCAAGCGCCAGTGTCAACGGATGAATATTGACCAATGTGAAGGATGAATCTTTAATAACAAAGACGTTTTGTTGTGTAATGAATCTTGCCTATTAAGCTCTTCATGCTATGCTGCTCTGAttcccttcttcaaccttcATCGAGCCGAACCAAATGCGTCATGAAGCTCTTTTAACAGTAGCTAATCATGGGTCAATGCTACACGCGCTCGAACTTCGCCGCTTACAAGAGATTCGAGGATTCGAGGAAACTCGGCCAGTTTCGACATTTCGACTTGGGGTGTGATAGACCCATCGGCAATCAACTGCAAGACCTCTTCAAGATCCCTCACCTGTCCTCCGTAAGAAAATATGTAGGTCAGCCGCTTTCTTGTGCCAATCTTCATGTGAATCGTGTTCTCTGTGTCGAGGCTTCCGATGCAGATCAGCTTCCCTCCCCGTCGAACTGATACATGCCCTCAAGTCAGTTCAGGTTCTTGGTTCAGCGTGTCTCCGACTGTTCCTTACCGATGTGTTGAGCATCTTCGAAAGTTTGATGAGTGCCAACAAAGTCCAGTACCGTATCAATCTTCCCATCAAGTTTAGCTCCGGTGACGAACTCTTGTGGTGATGCCCCTATCGGGACAATGTCACAAGGGGGTATCCCTAGTTTCTGGGCCTCGTCCAGACGCCCCTGTCTGATATCCGATACAATGATCCTGGGTCCTATATGCAGGAGGATTTGCAAGGCATTGAAACCTAACCCGCCGAGGCCAAAAAGGAAAATCGTCTCGTGGGCATTGACCTCTGCCCTTCTCCTTATGGCGTGGTATGCGGTGTTGACAGCGTCCGTAGCAACCGCTGCTTGCGCTGGAGTGACGCCTGTCACAGCATGGGTTAGCACAACTCAATTTGTTCCATTTACTGACCAGGCCTTGACGTTACTCACCTGAGGGCACCTTGACTACACCTCGAATATCAACGGCTGCGTACGGTGCATAGAATCCATCCTGTCCTATGCCGGAGTGATGACCCTTCTCGCATAGCTGGCTCAAGTCACGGGAGCATTCAGGGCAATCATGGCGTCCGCAGCCAGGCACAGCGTGAAGAGCAACAATATCTCCCTATATGGAAGTCAGCCTGCTCTTGTGGAGGCCGTGGATGGAGATTTCTTTACCACTTGGAACTTGTCCTGATGAACCGCTGAGCCAAGCTGAACAATCTGCCCACACCCTTCATGGCCCTGAAATTTCGTGATTAGCTAAAGGCCGGATGAATTTGTGTTCCTTTGTCGAGTTTCTCACCAAAGTGTACTTCTCCTCAAACCAAGATGCCTGTTTGTCGATGGTAAGTAGTGAATGGTCGCTTCTGCATACTGTGGCCCAGTCAGAGCTTAGTATCTTGTGTCTAGTGTCTCGTCTTACCTCCGGATGCTAACACCTTGCAGAGAACACCCGTAGGTGAGACTTTAGGCAAGGGAACCTCTTCAAAGACCTCGTTGATTGTCAGCGTATGACTTCGTCACTGCTCTTGGGCCACTTCGTACTGGTTTACTACTTCCTCTATGCTTCCTCCAAGCCAACATGGTTGCGGGTAACTGCGTAGTGGCCATGGCTTGCTGCATATGGTACCTATCACTGTTCAACAGACTATCACTTGAGGGCTGGTTTGCTTTCCTCTCCCTACAGCGCATGACTCAGATATTAAGCTACCCAGGAGGTGAGCTCTCGGGCGCCTATTTCCGGGATGCCGGCGGGGTTGCTCTCAACCGGCTTCATGCTCGGCTATCCCCAACCGTCCTAGCGCTTCCATCCTCATCTGACTGGCGGTAAGACTCATGACGCTTTATCAAGTATGATTTCTCGTGGCCATATTGTTTGCTTCCTTGGTATTTACCATACCTGTCTCAAGCCCTCCCAGTCCCCTTCAAGACGACGTAGGCCAGCGCCCTTGTCAACATCATGGTTTTCCATCCTCCCAGCTGGGTTCCAGAACTCCCGGTTGGTCAGGGCCCTAAGCCAAATCTGTGACATGACGTTTCTGCTGACGCACTTCTAGCGCCTCCGGATTCGATTCCCATTGTAGAGTTCATGAGCAACGAAGCATATGGCCGCCGTCCACTTTCTAGGAGCAGGCACCCTTTCACCTGTGGTATCACTGGTCGCACATACTCGGCCACTGAACTGTTTCAACGTTCCGAGTGTGTGGCTAGGTCGCTAGCTAAGAGACTTGGCTGGGAAGTGAATCAAGGCACGGCGTGGAATAAGGTACTGGCCATCTTCTCGCTCAATACGGTACGTAACAAGATGACGACTTGATAGGAGGAGCTCACTGCTGACTCGCCAAGGTCGATTTCGTAACGGCGATATATGGCGTTCATAGGCTATCCGGAATTGTTACTCCAGTCAACGCTGCAAGCTCGGCTGCTGAATTGGCACATCAATTGAAATCATCAGGGGCCAGGGCTCTGGTCACTTGCGCCCCTTTGGCAGAGACTGCTTTCACGGCTGCCCGGAGTGCATGCATACCCGATGAGAACATCTTCTTGTTCGACATTCCAGGCATGGAAACATCTTCGCAACTCACTCACAGGACGTTTGAGAGCCTTGTCAAGCAAGGTTCTGACCTTCCCGAACTTGATCCACTCAGATGGGCCCCGGGACAAGGAGCTCGGCAGCCCGCCTTTCTTTGCTATTCGAGCGGAACTTCAGGGCTACCAGTAAGTGCTCTACCTCATCGCGGAGAAGCCACGGCTCACGGTACGGGCAGAAAGCGGTCATGATCTCCCACGCCAACGTCATTGCAAACGTGTTGCAGCATGCTACCTACGACTCAGTTGGCCGAGCCAGGAAAGGTGTCGAAACGCAAGCAGTATCAGGCTTTCTGCCCTTCAGCCATATCTACGGTTTGGTGATTGCATGTCATACTAGTACTTGGAGGGGCGATCAGGTCATCGTTCTCCCCAAGTTTGAGCTAAAGGCTTTTCTCGAATCAATTCAACGATTCAA is a genomic window containing:
- a CDS encoding PKS-ER domain-containing protein; translation: MATTQLPATMLAWRKHRGSSKPVFEEVPLPKVSPTGVLCKVLASGVCRSDHSLLTIDKQASWFEEKYTLGHEGCGQIVQLGSAVHQDKFQVGDIVALHAVPGCGRHDCPECSRDLSQLCEKGHHSGIGQDGFYAPYAAVDIRGVVKVPSGVTPAQAAVATDAVNTAYHAIRRRAEVNAHETIFLFGLGGLGFNALQILLHIGPRIIVSDIRQGRLDEAQKLGIPPCDIVPIGASPQEFVTGAKLDGKIDTVLDFVGTHQTFEDAQHIVRRGGKLICIGSLDTENTIHMKIGTRKRLTYIFSYGGQVRDLEEVLQLIADGSITPQVEMSKLAEFPRILESLVSGEVRARVALTHD